In the genome of Polaribacter sp. MED152, one region contains:
- the thrA gene encoding bifunctional aspartate kinase/homoserine dehydrogenase I produces the protein MKVLKFGGSSVANSENIKQVLSIIANTSKEDKIAVVVSAFGKTTNKLLAGATKALQNAEHAKQILAEIKTLHFTVINDLVKTNTDEVLENVEILFTKLNAIYEGIFLLQELSDKTLAKVSSFGERLSSYIIANAAKENLNATHKDSRELIITNDIYLNAQVNFEKTDALIASYFKNNQHQITVLGGFISSNLENEITTLGRGGSDFSAAIYAAALNASELQIWTDVSGMFTANPSVVKQAHPIPEISYEEAMELSHFGAKVLYPPTIQPALRKDIPIKIKNTFSPENEGTLICKNPQSKSDVKGISHIDEISLITLEGGGMIGIPGFSKRLFEALSLAQINVVFITQASSEHSICVGIYEADAVKAKEVLDATFSIEIDRKKIKPINVENDLAIIAVVGESMKNYQGLSGQMFSTLGRNNVNVRAIAQGSSEKNISAVINSFDAKKALNALHEQFFEERTKQLNLFVTGVGNVGERFLAQIHQQKKFLKENLKLNIRVIGISNSRKMFFDKSGINLKNWKELLGDGKETSLTAFHEQVKKLNLRNSVFIDNTANKSVSEVYANYLKDSISVVTCNKIACASEFSNYKNLKNLSKKYNASFLFETNVGAGLPVIDTLKNLVNSGDRIHKIQAVLSGSLNFVFNNFNTETTFHDVVLQAQKEGYTEPDPKIDLSGIDVARKILILARESGYQLELEEIKNNAFLPEESLKTTNNDDFYATLTKNENHFQQIFNKAQEKNSRLKYVAEFANGQANVGLQEIPADHPFYNLEGSDNIVLFFTDRYPENPLIIKGAGAGADVTASGIFADVIRIANQ, from the coding sequence ATGAAAGTATTAAAATTTGGAGGCTCATCAGTCGCAAACTCAGAAAACATAAAACAAGTATTAAGCATTATTGCAAATACATCTAAAGAAGATAAAATAGCAGTTGTAGTTTCTGCATTTGGCAAAACCACAAACAAACTATTGGCAGGTGCAACCAAAGCATTGCAAAATGCGGAGCATGCTAAACAAATTTTAGCAGAAATTAAAACATTGCATTTTACAGTAATTAATGACTTGGTTAAAACTAATACTGATGAAGTTCTAGAAAATGTAGAAATACTTTTTACCAAATTAAATGCCATTTACGAAGGTATTTTTCTTCTACAAGAACTGTCTGACAAAACCTTGGCTAAAGTTTCTAGTTTTGGAGAAAGGTTATCTTCTTACATCATTGCAAATGCAGCAAAAGAAAATTTAAATGCAACTCATAAAGACAGCAGAGAATTAATTATTACCAATGATATTTATTTAAATGCACAGGTTAATTTTGAGAAAACAGATGCATTAATAGCTAGCTATTTTAAAAACAATCAGCATCAAATAACGGTTTTAGGTGGTTTTATTTCTTCTAATCTAGAAAACGAAATAACTACTTTAGGTAGAGGAGGTTCTGATTTTTCTGCTGCTATTTATGCAGCAGCTTTAAATGCCTCTGAACTACAAATTTGGACAGACGTTTCAGGAATGTTCACAGCAAACCCAAGTGTAGTAAAACAAGCACATCCTATTCCAGAAATTTCTTACGAAGAAGCTATGGAACTTTCTCATTTTGGAGCAAAAGTTTTGTATCCACCAACAATACAACCTGCTTTAAGAAAAGACATCCCCATAAAAATCAAAAACACATTTTCACCAGAGAATGAGGGTACTTTAATTTGTAAAAATCCACAAAGTAAAAGTGATGTAAAAGGAATTTCACATATCGATGAAATTAGCTTAATTACTCTAGAGGGTGGAGGAATGATTGGTATTCCTGGTTTTTCAAAACGTTTATTCGAAGCTTTATCTCTAGCACAAATAAATGTAGTTTTCATTACTCAGGCATCTTCAGAGCACTCAATATGTGTTGGTATTTATGAAGCTGATGCTGTAAAAGCTAAAGAAGTTTTAGATGCAACTTTTAGCATTGAAATAGATCGTAAGAAAATTAAACCTATTAATGTTGAAAACGATTTGGCAATTATAGCTGTTGTCGGAGAAAGCATGAAAAATTACCAGGGTTTAAGTGGACAAATGTTTAGTACTTTAGGTAGAAACAATGTAAATGTGAGAGCTATTGCCCAAGGTTCATCAGAAAAAAACATTTCTGCAGTAATTAATAGTTTTGATGCTAAGAAAGCACTGAATGCCTTACATGAACAATTTTTTGAAGAACGCACTAAACAACTCAACCTATTTGTAACAGGAGTTGGAAATGTTGGAGAGCGCTTTTTAGCACAAATACACCAACAGAAGAAATTTTTAAAGGAGAATCTTAAACTAAATATTAGAGTAATTGGTATTTCTAACTCAAGAAAAATGTTTTTTGATAAATCTGGAATAAACCTAAAAAACTGGAAAGAACTACTAGGTGATGGAAAAGAAACTTCATTAACCGCTTTTCATGAGCAAGTAAAAAAACTAAATTTAAGGAATAGCGTTTTTATAGATAATACAGCTAACAAAAGCGTATCTGAAGTTTATGCCAACTATTTAAAAGATAGTATTTCTGTGGTAACTTGCAATAAAATTGCCTGTGCTTCTGAATTTAGTAATTATAAAAATTTAAAAAACCTTTCTAAAAAATACAATGCTTCGTTTTTATTTGAAACAAATGTTGGTGCAGGTTTACCTGTTATTGACACTTTAAAAAACTTGGTAAATTCAGGAGATCGCATTCATAAAATACAAGCAGTTTTATCTGGCAGTTTAAACTTTGTTTTCAATAATTTTAATACAGAAACAACTTTTCATGATGTAGTTCTTCAAGCTCAAAAAGAAGGCTATACAGAACCAGATCCTAAAATAGATTTAAGTGGAATTGATGTTGCCAGAAAAATTTTGATTTTAGCACGTGAAAGTGGTTATCAACTGGAATTAGAAGAAATTAAAAACAACGCCTTTTTACCTGAGGAAAGTTTAAAAACTACAAATAATGATGATTTCTATGCTACTTTAACAAAGAATGAAAATCATTTTCAACAGATTTTTAATAAAGCACAAGAAAAAAATTCACGTTTAAAATATGTGGCTGAATTTGCAAATGGACAAGCAAATGTGGGACTACAAGAAATTCCTGCAGATCATCCTTTTTATAATTTAGAAGGAAGTGATAATATTGTATTATTTTTCACAGACAGATATCCAGAAAATCCTTTAATCATAAAAGGTGCAGGTGCAGGTGCAGATGTAACAGCTTCTGGTATTTTTGCAGATGTAATACGAATTGCAAATCAATAA